The following proteins come from a genomic window of Oncorhynchus mykiss isolate Arlee chromosome 19, USDA_OmykA_1.1, whole genome shotgun sequence:
- the LOC110511406 gene encoding D(1) dopamine receptor-like, producing MHNASHRLAENQSEPHLPEPHADLPATRALVGCVLSLLILWTLLGNFTVCAAVLRYRHLRAKVTNIFIVSLALSDLLVALLVMPWKAAAEVAGFWPFGAFCDTWVASDIMCSTASILNLCMISVDRYWAISSPFRYERRMNRRVAFVMVGVTWTVSVMISFVPVQLHWHRAAITGNAGSGDEFNRDVTWFNVSGVYQLRRASEEVNGWNCDSSLSRTYAISSSLISFYIPVAIMVVTYTRIYRIAQVQIRRISSLERAAEHAQNCRSDPHVDVDADGHVHAFHHRHPPLRSKHRCSIFHQTTPKHHHHHPDLPPQHRALRYSIRKETKVLKTLSVIMGVFVFCWSPFFILNCAMPFCPGPGTASRTVSDPSSQSSHLYCVSETTFDVFVWFGWSNSSLNPVIYAFNTEFREAFLRLLGCRGDNGCFGGWTTSATRVESVVLASNDAAGKEKKNSLFATEMGVAYDTGCAAGRGSVTSGVIRDPVRGRVLPTPLTDRRGAVEEPLCDCEVDPVRGRGDSGAGLSRMPPATLTNRRGTITQPEAECDCPAEDCKREAADRGQRTQMIPSQTF from the exons ATGCATAACGCCAGCCACCGCCTGGCAGAGAACCAGAGCGAGCCTCATCTGCCCGAGCCACACGCGGATTTACCCGCCACTCGCGCGCTCGTCGGCTGCGTCCTCTCACTGCTCATCCTCTGGACGTTACTGGGTAACTTCACGGTGTGCGCGGCGGTTCTGCGTTACCGGCACCTGCGCGCCAAAGTCACCAACATCTTCATCGTGTCCCTGGCGCTGTCGGACCTCCTCGTGGCGCTGCTCGTGATGCCGTGGAAG gcgGCGGCAGAGGTGGCGGGGTTCTGGCCCTTCGGTGCGTTCTGTGACACCTGGGTGGCGAGCGACATCATGTGTTCCACGGCGTCCATCTTGAATCTGTGCATGATCAGTGTGGACCGCTACTGGGCGATATCCAGCCCATTCCGTTACGAGAGGAGAATGAACCGCCGCGTGGCCTTCGTCATGGTCGGCGTGACCTGGACGGTCTCCGTGATGATATCATTTGTGCCCGTTCAACTCCACTGGCACCGGGCTGCGATCACCGGAAACGCCGGGAGCGGTGACGAATTTAACCGGGACGTTACCTGGTTTAACGTCAGTGGGGTGTATCAACTCCGCAGGGCCTCGGAGGAGGTGAACGGCTGGAACTGTGACTCAAGTCTGAGTCGGACCTACGCCATCTCCTCCTCGTTGATCAGTTTCTACATCCCCGTGGCGATCATGGTGGTCACCTACACACGGATCTACCGGATCGCCCAGGTCCAGATACGCAGGATATCCTCCCTGGAGCGAGCCGCAGAACACGCACAGAACTGCCGCTCGGACCCGCACGTGGATGTGGATGCAGATGGGCACGTGCACGCTTTCCACCATCGTCATCCTCCTCTTCGTTCTAAACACCGTTGCTCCATCTTTCACCAAACGACCCcgaaacatcatcatcatcaccctgaTCTTCCTCCTCAACACCGGGCCCTGAGGTACTCCATTAGGAAGGAAACCAAGGTTCTGAAGACTCTGTCTGTCATCATGGGGGTCTTCGTCTTCTGCTGGTCCCCCTTCTTCATCCTCAACTGTGCCATGCCCTTCTGCCCAG GTCCAGGTACAGCCTCTAGAACTGTGTCAGACCCCTCGTCCCAATCCTCCCACCTGTACTGTGTCAGTGAAACCACCTTCGACGTCTTCGTGTGGTTCGGTTGGAGCAACTCTTCCTTAAACCCCGTTATCTACGCCTTCAACACTGAGTTCCGCGAGGCGTTCCTCCGCTTGCTGGGTTGCCGTGGGGACAACGGGTGCTTTGGCGGCTGGACGACGAGTGCCACGCGCGTGGAGAGCGTGGTCTTGGCGAGCAACGACGCCGCCGGGAAGGAGAAGAAGAACTCGCTCTTCGCAACGGAGATGGGCGTGGCTTACGATACCGGCTGTGCCGCCGGTAGAGGTAGTGTCACATCTGGTGTAATCCGCGACCCGGTTAGAGGGAGGGTGCTACCGACACCGTTAACGGACCGTAGAGGAGCTGTAGAGGAGCCGCTGTGTGACTGTGAGGTGGACCCGGTTAGAGGGAGAGGGGACAGCGGGGCAGGTCTCTCTAGGATGCCACCGGCAACGTTAACGAACCGTAGAGGGACGATAACACAACCAGAGGCGGAGTGCGACTGTCCCGCGGAGGATTGTAAAAGAGAAGCAGCGGACCGGGGACAACGGACTCAAATGATTCCCTCACAAACTTTCTGA